A window of Acidobacteriota bacterium contains these coding sequences:
- a CDS encoding ATP-binding protein has product AVATNAPFSQWAATFTDPRLCSAIIDRLTFKAHIIETGTDSYRLRTTQTGTPK; this is encoded by the coding sequence TAGCAGTAGCCACCAACGCACCATTCTCACAATGGGCCGCCACGTTCACCGACCCCCGCCTCTGCTCCGCAATCATCGACCGGCTCACCTTCAAAGCCCACATAATCGAAACCGGCACCGACTCCTACCGGCTCCGCACCACCCAAACCGGCACCCCGAAATGA